From a single Coriobacteriaceae bacterium genomic region:
- a CDS encoding ABC transporter substrate-binding protein: MADSMFHQPVMGRRAFVGGTLAASSMAFLAACGKKGGDASGSESGSTLNFYINNPVCIDPYNVQEDQGTQVEYQLFDALTSYDAEKGEIVPLACESFEANDDATEFTFKIKKAKFHNGDDVTSKSFKLGWERLVNTKSAIATEYGPSEVSYHLSMVEGYDDLLAGNATELSGVTCPDDETLVVKLSSAYADFPFVASHPALAPVPECAESDVKSFYLAPVGNGPFMMDGKWEDGQEINLKKFDDYYGDKAKIDGIHFQVIKDMETAYKEFQAGNLDVCDVPVAQIDAAKKDRGVSKDGYTMGDGERMLLGAEPSTYYLTCNTTAEPFNNADLRRGISLAINREAICKTIYKGTRTPADGIVPPGIDGYKEGAWEFCAYDVDKANEYLDKVAPAGANGDRGISVTLSYNQDGGHKEIMESIIGDLAKVGVTAVSDTPEWSALLEQYQNFNYQFGRLGWIADYPIMDNFLYPLFHSDSLGGDNRSGYNNPEFDAKVDEARTIVDDEERVAKMQEADAMVAADCPVIPIMFYTHTIVGSDRIKHLYVDPQKHAELGTAELA, encoded by the coding sequence ATGGCTGATTCTATGTTCCACCAGCCCGTTATGGGTCGTCGCGCCTTTGTCGGCGGTACCCTTGCTGCGAGCTCCATGGCTTTTCTTGCCGCATGCGGCAAGAAGGGCGGCGACGCTTCCGGTTCTGAGTCCGGTTCGACGCTGAACTTCTACATCAACAACCCGGTCTGCATCGACCCCTATAACGTCCAGGAGGACCAGGGCACTCAGGTCGAGTACCAGCTCTTTGATGCTCTGACCTCTTATGACGCCGAGAAGGGCGAGATCGTTCCGCTGGCTTGCGAGTCCTTTGAGGCCAACGACGACGCCACCGAGTTCACCTTCAAGATCAAGAAGGCCAAGTTCCACAACGGTGACGACGTTACCTCCAAGTCCTTCAAGCTCGGTTGGGAGCGTCTGGTCAACACCAAGTCGGCCATCGCTACCGAGTACGGCCCTTCCGAGGTCTCCTATCACCTTTCTATGGTCGAGGGCTATGACGACCTGCTTGCCGGTAACGCTACCGAGCTCAGCGGTGTTACTTGCCCCGACGATGAGACCCTCGTCGTCAAGCTGTCTTCCGCTTACGCCGACTTCCCCTTCGTCGCCTCTCACCCGGCTCTGGCCCCGGTTCCCGAGTGCGCCGAGTCCGATGTCAAGAGCTTCTATCTTGCACCGGTCGGTAACGGCCCGTTCATGATGGACGGCAAGTGGGAGGATGGTCAGGAGATCAACCTCAAGAAGTTCGACGATTACTATGGCGACAAGGCCAAGATCGATGGCATCCACTTCCAGGTCATCAAGGACATGGAGACTGCTTACAAGGAGTTCCAGGCCGGTAACCTCGATGTCTGCGACGTTCCCGTCGCTCAGATCGATGCCGCCAAGAAGGATCGCGGCGTGTCCAAGGACGGCTACACCATGGGTGACGGCGAGCGCATGCTGCTCGGCGCCGAGCCTTCCACGTACTATCTGACCTGCAACACCACGGCCGAGCCGTTCAACAACGCCGACCTGCGCAGGGGCATCTCCCTGGCCATCAACCGTGAGGCCATCTGCAAGACCATCTATAAGGGTACCCGTACCCCTGCCGACGGCATTGTTCCTCCGGGCATCGATGGCTACAAGGAGGGCGCATGGGAGTTCTGCGCCTACGATGTCGACAAGGCTAACGAGTACCTCGACAAGGTTGCTCCCGCTGGCGCTAACGGGGATCGTGGCATTAGCGTGACCCTTTCCTACAACCAGGACGGCGGTCACAAGGAGATCATGGAGTCCATCATCGGCGACCTCGCCAAGGTTGGCGTTACCGCTGTCTCCGATACCCCTGAGTGGTCTGCCCTGCTCGAGCAGTATCAGAACTTTAACTATCAGTTCGGTCGTCTGGGTTGGATTGCCGACTACCCGATCATGGACAACTTCCTGTATCCGCTGTTCCACTCCGACTCCCTCGGTGGCGATAACCGCTCCGGTTACAACAACCCCGAGTTCGACGCCAAGGTCGACGAGGCTCGTACTATTGTTGACGACGAGGAGCGCGTCGCTAAGATGCAGGAGGCCGACGCAATGGTCGCTGCCGACTGCCCGGTCATCCCGATTATGTTCTACACGCACACCATCGTCGGCTCCGATCGCATCAAGCACCTCTATGTCGATCCGCAGAAGCATGCCGAGCTGGGTACCGCTGAGCTCGCCTAA
- the secG gene encoding preprotein translocase subunit SecG, which yields MGPFQILLFVVWAVSAVALTILVLMHSGKGTGVSDMIASSLYNSSSATGVMEQNLDRLTVIMAVVFAVCVVLCMFFFPQGIVGY from the coding sequence ATGGGTCCGTTCCAGATTCTTCTGTTCGTCGTTTGGGCCGTCTCTGCCGTGGCGCTGACGATTCTTGTCCTTATGCACTCAGGTAAGGGCACTGGCGTTTCGGATATGATTGCCAGCTCTTTGTATAACTCCAGCTCTGCCACGGGTGTCATGGAGCAGAACCTCGACCGCTTGACGGTGATTATGGCCGTGGTGTTTGCCGTGTGTGTCGTCCTGTGCATGTTCTTTTTCCCGCAGGGTATCGTGGGCTACTAA
- the gpmI gene encoding 2,3-bisphosphoglycerate-independent phosphoglycerate mutase: protein MAQRHLPALLIIMDGCGLAPADGENAVAAAKTPFLDSLYEKYPHTTLGASGEDVGLPDGQMGNSEVGHLNIGAGRIVFQELSRINNAIKDGSIAKNEVFVKAMDDVKADGKTLHLMGLMSPGGVHSHMNHVEALVKMAAEHGVKTVRVHAFMDGRDVDPQSGAGYMSEFCAFLAKISEETGCDARVATVSGRYWAMDRDNRWERIQRAYDVMVNASDADVDPVAGIKAYYEKDPRGDEFVEPFAAHNEGIHEGDAAIFFNFRPDRARQMTRVFTDKEFDGFEREQIKLSHFVTMTEYDPTFDVEVAFPKTFPENVLADVIAANGLKQLHTAETEKYAHVTFFLNGGIEEPKEGEERVLVASPKVATYDLQPEMSAPEVTEKLVAAINEDRADFYIVNFANCDMVGHTGVFDAAVKAVEAVDDALSKVVPAILAKGGFALITADHGNADHMFDVAADGSKHPFTAHTTNRVPFIIVDEKAQLTGIEDGRLSDIAPTMLTMAGLEPSAEMTGRVLATEA from the coding sequence ATGGCACAGCGTCATCTTCCTGCACTCCTGATCATCATGGATGGTTGCGGCCTGGCTCCGGCCGATGGCGAGAACGCCGTCGCCGCTGCCAAGACGCCCTTCCTTGACAGCCTGTATGAGAAGTACCCCCACACCACGCTCGGCGCTTCGGGCGAGGACGTGGGTCTTCCCGATGGCCAGATGGGCAACTCCGAGGTGGGTCACCTCAACATCGGTGCCGGCCGCATCGTGTTCCAGGAGCTTTCGCGCATCAACAATGCCATTAAGGACGGCTCCATCGCCAAGAACGAGGTCTTCGTCAAGGCTATGGACGACGTCAAGGCTGACGGCAAGACTCTTCACCTCATGGGCCTTATGAGCCCTGGCGGCGTTCACTCCCACATGAACCACGTCGAGGCCCTGGTCAAGATGGCTGCCGAGCACGGTGTCAAGACCGTTCGCGTCCACGCCTTCATGGATGGCCGCGACGTTGACCCGCAGTCCGGCGCTGGCTACATGAGTGAGTTCTGCGCCTTCCTGGCTAAGATCTCCGAGGAGACCGGTTGCGACGCTCGCGTTGCCACCGTCTCGGGCCGTTATTGGGCCATGGACCGCGATAATCGTTGGGAGCGCATCCAGCGCGCCTACGACGTCATGGTCAACGCGTCCGATGCCGATGTCGACCCTGTTGCCGGTATCAAGGCCTACTACGAGAAGGATCCGCGCGGCGACGAGTTCGTCGAGCCTTTCGCTGCCCACAACGAGGGCATCCACGAGGGCGACGCGGCCATCTTCTTCAACTTCCGTCCCGACCGCGCTCGTCAGATGACCCGCGTATTCACGGACAAGGAGTTCGACGGCTTTGAGCGCGAGCAGATCAAGCTTTCACACTTTGTGACGATGACCGAGTACGATCCGACGTTTGACGTCGAGGTCGCCTTCCCCAAGACGTTCCCCGAGAACGTTCTTGCCGACGTTATCGCCGCCAATGGCCTGAAGCAGCTGCACACCGCCGAGACCGAGAAGTACGCCCACGTGACGTTCTTCCTCAACGGCGGCATCGAGGAGCCCAAGGAGGGCGAGGAGCGCGTGCTCGTTGCTTCCCCCAAGGTCGCTACCTACGATCTGCAGCCTGAGATGAGCGCTCCCGAGGTTACCGAGAAGCTCGTCGCCGCTATTAACGAGGATCGCGCTGATTTCTACATCGTGAACTTCGCGAACTGCGACATGGTTGGTCACACCGGTGTCTTCGACGCCGCCGTTAAGGCCGTCGAGGCTGTTGACGATGCCCTGTCCAAGGTTGTTCCGGCGATTCTCGCCAAGGGCGGCTTTGCGCTGATCACCGCTGACCACGGTAACGCCGACCACATGTTTGACGTTGCTGCGGACGGTTCTAAGCATCCGTTCACGGCTCACACCACCAACCGCGTGCCGTTCATCATCGTCGATGAGAAGGCACAGCTCACCGGTATCGAGGACGGTCGTCTCTCCGATATCGCCCCGACCATGCTCACCATGGCTGGTCTTGAGCCTTCCGCCGAGATGACGGGCCGCGTGCTCGCCACCGAGGCCTAA
- the tpiA gene encoding triose-phosphate isomerase, with product MPNRTLLIAGNWKMNNDVAEAAKLADELAQALPEVPAGVEVLVCPPTIDITTVHDRIQAAPIALGAQNVYWEAKGAFTGESSCDMLKSAGCTYCIIGHSERRDYFHETDEDQNKKAKALVAAGLVPVFCCGESLEVREAGTYVEHVVNQVKAGLAGLEITCPKQVVVAYEPIWAIGTGKTATAEDAQEVCGAIRETLKEMFGEELANGIRVLYGGSAKPGNIAELVAKPDVDGALVGGASLKAADFASMVVKAGE from the coding sequence ATGCCTAATCGCACCCTTCTTATCGCTGGTAACTGGAAGATGAACAACGACGTCGCCGAGGCCGCCAAGCTCGCCGACGAGCTGGCTCAGGCTCTGCCCGAGGTTCCGGCTGGCGTCGAGGTGCTCGTCTGCCCTCCGACCATCGACATCACCACGGTTCATGACCGCATTCAGGCTGCCCCCATCGCCCTCGGTGCGCAGAACGTGTACTGGGAGGCCAAGGGTGCCTTCACCGGTGAGTCCTCTTGCGACATGCTCAAGTCCGCTGGCTGCACCTACTGCATCATCGGTCACTCCGAGCGTCGTGATTACTTCCACGAGACCGATGAGGATCAGAACAAGAAGGCCAAGGCCCTCGTTGCCGCCGGTCTTGTTCCCGTCTTCTGCTGCGGCGAGTCCCTCGAGGTCCGCGAGGCTGGCACCTATGTCGAGCACGTCGTGAACCAGGTCAAGGCTGGCCTTGCCGGTCTTGAGATCACCTGCCCCAAGCAGGTCGTCGTCGCCTACGAGCCCATCTGGGCCATCGGCACCGGCAAGACCGCTACCGCCGAGGACGCTCAGGAGGTCTGCGGCGCTATCCGTGAGACCCTCAAGGAGATGTTCGGCGAGGAGCTCGCTAACGGCATCCGCGTTCTCTATGGTGGCTCTGCCAAGCCCGGCAACATTGCCGAGCTCGTCGCCAAGCCCGACGTTGACGGCGCCCTTGTGGGCGGCGCTTCGCTCAAGGCTGCCGACTTCGCTTCTATGGTCGTCAAGGCAGGCGAGTAG
- a CDS encoding phosphoglycerate kinase, with the protein MAFTKKTVRDIDVDGKRVLVRVDFNVPIKDGVVGDTTRIKAALPTINYLVEHNARVILMSHLGRPDGTGFQPELSLEPVAKKLAELSGLDVAFVADTYGEKAAEAVAAVEPGKVLVLENVRFDKREKKNDPEIAKKLASYGDVFVLDAFGTAHRAQGSVVGPAAYLPAVAGFLLEKEVDTLTGIFAEPERPFVAIVGGSKVSSKIGVLDHLIDSADTLIIGGGMAYTFFLAQGLSVGQSLKEEDWVERAGEMLKKAEEKGVKILLPIDNRVADHFGEDAVPEVVASDAIPDDREGMDIGPKTEELYAEAVKGAKTVFWNGPMGVFEFDNFAHGTQAIAEAVAEADCTSIIGGGDSVAAVNKFNLADKMSWISTGGGASMELVEGKALPGVEALLDA; encoded by the coding sequence ATGGCCTTTACCAAGAAGACCGTCCGCGACATCGATGTCGACGGCAAGCGCGTTCTCGTCCGCGTTGACTTCAACGTGCCTATCAAGGATGGCGTCGTTGGCGACACCACCCGTATCAAGGCTGCCCTGCCCACCATCAACTATCTCGTTGAGCACAACGCTCGCGTCATCCTCATGAGCCACCTCGGCCGTCCCGATGGCACCGGCTTCCAGCCCGAGCTGTCCCTCGAGCCCGTCGCCAAGAAGCTCGCCGAGCTCTCTGGTCTCGACGTTGCCTTTGTCGCCGACACCTACGGCGAGAAGGCTGCCGAGGCTGTCGCTGCCGTCGAGCCGGGCAAGGTTCTCGTTCTCGAGAACGTCCGCTTCGACAAGCGTGAGAAGAAGAACGATCCCGAGATCGCCAAGAAGCTCGCTTCCTATGGTGACGTCTTCGTTCTCGATGCCTTCGGCACCGCTCACCGCGCCCAGGGTTCCGTCGTGGGCCCCGCCGCTTACCTGCCTGCCGTCGCTGGCTTCCTGCTCGAGAAGGAGGTCGACACGCTGACCGGCATCTTCGCCGAGCCCGAGCGCCCCTTCGTCGCCATCGTCGGCGGTTCCAAGGTTTCCTCCAAGATCGGCGTTCTCGATCACCTCATCGACTCCGCTGACACCCTGATCATCGGTGGCGGCATGGCCTACACCTTCTTCCTGGCTCAGGGCCTGTCCGTCGGTCAGTCCCTCAAGGAAGAGGACTGGGTCGAGCGCGCCGGCGAGATGCTTAAGAAGGCCGAGGAGAAGGGCGTCAAGATCCTGCTCCCCATCGACAACCGCGTTGCCGATCACTTTGGCGAGGACGCTGTCCCCGAGGTTGTCGCTTCCGACGCTATCCCCGACGATCGTGAGGGCATGGACATCGGTCCTAAGACCGAGGAGCTCTACGCCGAGGCTGTCAAGGGCGCCAAGACCGTGTTCTGGAATGGCCCCATGGGCGTCTTCGAGTTTGATAACTTCGCTCACGGCACCCAGGCTATCGCCGAGGCTGTCGCCGAGGCCGACTGCACCTCGATCATCGGCGGTGGCGACTCTGTCGCAGCTGTCAACAAGTTCAACCTGGCCGACAAGATGAGCTGGATCTCCACCGGTGGTGGCGCTTCCATGGAGCTCGTCGAGGGTAAGGCCCTGCCCGGAGTGGAGGCGCTTCTCGATGCCTAA
- the gap gene encoding type I glyceraldehyde-3-phosphate dehydrogenase — translation MAVKVAINGFGRIGRLAFRQMFGHEGSEIVAINDLTSPDMLAYLLKYDSTQGNYARDHEVVAGEDSITVDGKEIKIYKEADANNLPWGDLDVDVVLECTGFYTSKAKAQAHINAGAKKVVISAPAGSDLPTIVYNVNHETLTAEDNIISAASCTTNCLAPMAKGLNDFAPIVSGIMTTIHAWTGDQMPLDGPQRKGNKRRSRACAVNIVPNTTGAAKAIGLVLPELNGKLIGAAQRVPTPTGSITNLYAVVDKKVTVDEVNAAMKAYAATISETFGYNEDDIVSTDIIGETHGSIFDATQTMCSDLGNGQTLVQVTSWYDNENSYTSQMVRTIKYFEKFVA, via the coding sequence ATGGCAGTAAAGGTTGCTATTAACGGCTTCGGTCGCATCGGTCGTCTGGCTTTCCGTCAGATGTTCGGTCATGAGGGCTCCGAGATCGTCGCTATCAACGACCTCACCTCTCCCGATATGCTCGCTTACCTGCTGAAGTACGACTCCACGCAGGGCAACTACGCTCGCGATCACGAGGTCGTTGCTGGCGAGGATTCCATCACCGTTGACGGCAAGGAGATCAAGATCTACAAGGAGGCCGACGCCAACAACCTGCCTTGGGGCGACCTCGACGTCGACGTCGTTCTCGAGTGCACCGGCTTCTACACCAGCAAGGCTAAGGCTCAGGCCCACATCAACGCTGGCGCCAAGAAGGTCGTCATCTCCGCTCCGGCTGGCAGCGATCTGCCCACCATCGTGTACAACGTCAACCATGAGACGCTGACCGCTGAGGACAACATCATCTCCGCTGCTTCCTGCACCACCAACTGCCTCGCCCCGATGGCCAAGGGTCTGAACGACTTCGCTCCCATCGTGTCCGGCATCATGACCACCATTCACGCCTGGACCGGCGACCAGATGCCGCTCGACGGCCCGCAGCGCAAGGGCAACAAGCGTCGTAGCCGTGCCTGCGCCGTCAACATCGTCCCCAACACCACCGGTGCTGCCAAGGCTATCGGCCTGGTTCTCCCCGAGCTCAACGGTAAGCTCATCGGTGCTGCCCAGCGCGTCCCGACGCCGACCGGCTCCATCACCAACCTCTACGCTGTCGTTGACAAGAAGGTCACCGTCGACGAGGTTAACGCCGCTATGAAGGCCTACGCTGCCACCATCTCCGAGACCTTCGGTTACAACGAGGACGACATCGTCTCCACCGACATCATCGGCGAGACCCACGGCTCCATCTTCGACGCCACTCAGACCATGTGCTCTGACCTCGGCAACGGCCAGACCCTCGTTCAGGTCACCTCTTGGTACGACAACGAGAACTCTTACACCTCTCAGATGGTCCGCACCATCAAGTACTTCGAGAAGTTCGTTGCTTAA
- the whiA gene encoding DNA-binding protein WhiA, which yields MSFTAEVRDELARCEPECEYCDLSTLAALTRVSGTLSLAGSGRYRLTVATETGAVARTMITLTHRILKLKTEFTVRKSVLHKVRNYLITLPDQPDLDKALVLLGILDRRGGLVAGVPRHIVARPCCRLAYIRGALIAGGFVADPRGDFHLEIAVQGEQYAKGLCDLLEQIGVHARVNARRGSFAVYIKSAEEIEQLLKLVGAKRSVAEIEEARAVKLVKNDVNRRVNAELANQTRSAGAAQHQLALIDELEQRGLRDTLPDALAVFCDLRERYPDLSLRDLGEMADPPLSKSALYHRVLRLEKLIEANR from the coding sequence ATGTCGTTTACCGCCGAGGTGCGTGACGAGCTCGCGCGCTGCGAACCCGAATGTGAATACTGCGATTTGTCGACGCTTGCCGCCCTGACGCGTGTGAGCGGTACACTTTCGCTGGCCGGCTCCGGGCGGTATCGTTTGACGGTCGCGACCGAGACGGGTGCCGTCGCGCGCACGATGATCACGCTGACGCATCGCATCCTTAAGCTCAAAACGGAATTCACCGTTCGTAAATCGGTCTTGCATAAGGTCCGTAACTATCTCATTACCCTGCCCGATCAACCCGACCTGGACAAGGCTCTGGTGCTGCTGGGCATTCTCGACCGCAGGGGAGGGCTCGTCGCTGGTGTTCCCCGGCACATCGTTGCCCGTCCCTGCTGCAGGCTTGCCTACATCCGCGGCGCGCTCATCGCCGGCGGTTTCGTGGCCGATCCACGCGGCGATTTTCATTTGGAGATTGCGGTGCAGGGCGAGCAATATGCCAAGGGACTTTGCGATCTATTGGAACAGATTGGGGTCCATGCGCGCGTTAACGCGCGGCGCGGGTCCTTTGCTGTCTACATTAAGAGCGCCGAGGAGATCGAGCAGCTCCTAAAGCTGGTCGGCGCCAAGCGCAGCGTTGCCGAGATTGAGGAGGCGCGCGCGGTCAAGTTGGTTAAGAACGATGTGAACCGTCGCGTGAACGCCGAGCTCGCCAACCAGACCAGAAGTGCGGGTGCCGCCCAACATCAGCTTGCGTTGATCGATGAGCTCGAGCAGCGGGGTTTGCGCGACACGCTTCCGGACGCCTTGGCGGTCTTTTGCGACCTGCGCGAGCGCTATCCCGATCTGTCGCTGCGCGATTTAGGGGAGATGGCCGACCCTCCCTTGTCGAAGTCGGCCCTCTACCATCGAGTTTTGAGGCTTGAAAAGCTCATTGAAGCAAACAGGTAG
- the rapZ gene encoding RNase adapter RapZ yields MQKGDSMDAAERSERIPDIVIITGMSGSGRTQAMHVFEDMGYFCIDNLPPRLIAQLAELVGINTGVGRHLAVTCDLRSQGLFDELLDAVAALEEREMSCDIVFLEASDEVLIRRYSENRRRHPIAKPGETTADAIQRERLQLQGVRDRADMIIDTSRLRTSALRNKLRMAFSELSDQQLMDVHVFSFGFKHGMPVEADIMIDVRFLPNPFYDPEMRTMTGLDKKVSDFVLDHPKTQEFWKAWTQLLDTVMPGYIAEGKPQLSIAIGCTGGQHRSVAIAEATARYLEGAQYHVSISHRDLSRANTKA; encoded by the coding sequence ATGCAAAAGGGAGACTCCATGGATGCGGCGGAGCGCTCGGAGCGCATCCCCGATATCGTCATCATCACCGGAATGTCCGGATCGGGCCGCACGCAAGCTATGCATGTGTTCGAGGACATGGGCTACTTTTGCATCGACAACTTGCCTCCGCGTCTGATCGCCCAGCTTGCCGAACTCGTCGGCATCAATACGGGCGTGGGCAGGCATCTTGCCGTCACCTGCGACCTGCGCAGCCAGGGCTTGTTCGATGAGCTGCTCGATGCCGTTGCCGCACTCGAGGAGCGCGAGATGAGCTGTGACATCGTGTTTCTCGAGGCCTCTGACGAGGTGCTGATCCGTCGTTATAGCGAAAACCGCCGCCGCCATCCCATTGCCAAGCCGGGAGAGACTACGGCCGATGCGATTCAGCGCGAGCGCCTGCAGCTGCAGGGCGTTCGCGACCGAGCCGATATGATCATCGACACGAGCCGCTTGCGTACTTCTGCTCTGCGCAACAAATTACGCATGGCGTTCTCCGAGCTGTCCGACCAGCAGCTCATGGACGTTCACGTGTTCTCGTTTGGCTTTAAGCACGGCATGCCCGTCGAGGCGGACATCATGATCGACGTTCGCTTCCTGCCCAATCCGTTCTACGATCCCGAGATGCGCACCATGACCGGTCTCGATAAGAAAGTCTCCGACTTTGTTCTGGATCATCCCAAGACCCAGGAGTTCTGGAAGGCCTGGACGCAGCTACTCGATACGGTCATGCCCGGCTATATCGCGGAGGGCAAGCCACAGCTTTCTATCGCCATCGGTTGCACGGGTGGTCAACACCGCAGCGTTGCCATCGCCGAGGCCACGGCACGTTATTTGGAAGGCGCCCAATATCACGTGAGCATTTCCCATCGCGACCTGTCGCGCGCCAACACGAAAGCATAG
- a CDS encoding N-acetylmannosamine-6-phosphate 2-epimerase, which produces MTVDPLIQSLKGKLVVSVQAYMGEPLRTPETMAQMSRACELGGAAAIRCQGLADIAAIKGRCEVPVIGLWKDGHEGVYITPTLRHARACVAAGADIVAIDATDRPRPDGKTVEDTFRPLHEEGVLLMADCATIEDIRRAVDMGFDLVSTTLSHGVAAIDCTMADGPDLPLLRQATEEFPGLPIICEGRVHTPEEARAAIDAGAWAVVVGTAITHPTSITSWFKAALEA; this is translated from the coding sequence ATGACCGTTGATCCTTTGATCCAGTCCCTAAAGGGCAAGCTCGTCGTGAGCGTTCAGGCCTATATGGGCGAGCCGCTTCGTACGCCCGAAACCATGGCTCAGATGTCTCGCGCCTGCGAGCTTGGTGGCGCCGCCGCTATTCGCTGCCAGGGTCTTGCCGACATCGCCGCCATTAAGGGCCGCTGCGAGGTTCCCGTCATCGGCCTGTGGAAGGATGGGCACGAGGGCGTCTACATCACGCCGACGCTGCGCCACGCTCGCGCCTGCGTTGCCGCCGGTGCCGACATCGTGGCAATTGATGCCACTGATCGCCCACGTCCCGATGGCAAGACCGTCGAGGATACCTTCCGTCCGCTGCACGAGGAGGGCGTGCTCCTGATGGCCGACTGTGCCACCATCGAGGACATTCGCCGTGCGGTTGATATGGGCTTTGACCTGGTATCCACTACGCTTTCTCATGGTGTCGCCGCCATCGACTGCACCATGGCCGATGGCCCTGATCTGCCGCTCCTGCGTCAGGCGACCGAGGAATTCCCCGGTCTTCCCATCATCTGCGAGGGCCGCGTGCACACGCCCGAGGAGGCCCGCGCCGCGATTGATGCGGGCGCCTGGGCAGTTGTCGTGGGCACTGCCATTACGCACCCCACGAGTATTACGAGTTGGTTTAAAGCCGCGCTTGAGGCGTAA
- a CDS encoding ROK family protein, producing MENKYVCSVDIGGTKIATAIMEYPADGSVPHPVFEAEVPTEAQEGGEAVFQRIEASIKAALEANPDVEVLGVGIGAAGVVDPKTGAIAYANEIMPGWSGVQLGPRLREDLGLPVAVVGDVQAHALGEAHWGVGKGKFSVLCLGIGTGIGGAYVENGRVMQGFHGAAGHMGHIECSAAAGIPCACGRSGHLESVASGTSIGRMYDERFGRVDPSRPSVGRDVNDLCRAGDAKATEVIHDAGFALGASLGSLANILDPEVIVLSGGVIHQGPDWRSQTWKDSVHEGYASQALDPLQDTPILIGSLEGDAPLIGAAEHLLASLK from the coding sequence ATGGAGAACAAGTACGTTTGCTCCGTCGATATCGGCGGCACCAAAATTGCGACTGCCATTATGGAGTATCCGGCTGACGGCAGCGTGCCCCATCCCGTATTTGAGGCCGAGGTTCCTACCGAGGCCCAGGAGGGCGGCGAGGCCGTCTTCCAGCGTATCGAGGCGTCCATCAAGGCCGCTCTTGAGGCGAATCCCGATGTCGAGGTCCTCGGTGTCGGTATCGGTGCCGCAGGCGTCGTCGATCCCAAGACGGGCGCCATCGCGTATGCTAACGAGATCATGCCCGGCTGGTCCGGCGTTCAGTTGGGGCCGCGCCTGCGCGAGGACCTTGGTCTTCCCGTTGCCGTGGTGGGAGACGTGCAGGCTCATGCTCTGGGCGAGGCCCACTGGGGCGTCGGTAAGGGCAAGTTCTCCGTCTTGTGCCTTGGCATCGGTACGGGCATCGGCGGCGCATATGTCGAGAACGGCCGCGTGATGCAGGGCTTCCATGGTGCTGCCGGCCATATGGGCCACATCGAGTGCTCGGCTGCTGCCGGCATTCCCTGCGCCTGCGGACGTTCTGGTCATCTTGAGTCGGTTGCTTCGGGCACTTCCATTGGTCGTATGTACGATGAGCGCTTTGGTCGCGTCGACCCCAGCCGTCCTTCGGTCGGTCGCGATGTGAACGACCTGTGCCGTGCGGGCGACGCAAAGGCGACCGAGGTCATCCATGACGCCGGCTTTGCGCTGGGCGCCAGCTTGGGCTCGCTTGCCAACATCTTGGATCCCGAGGTCATCGTGCTTTCGGGAGGTGTGATTCACCAGGGTCCCGATTGGCGCTCGCAGACGTGGAAGGACTCGGTGCACGAGGGCTATGCCAGCCAGGCGCTCGACCCGCTTCAGGACACGCCGATCCTCATCGGTTCTCTGGAGGGCGACGCGCCGCTTATCGGTGCCGCCGAACACCTTCTTGCGTCGTTGAAGTAA